Proteins from a genomic interval of Ignavibacteriota bacterium:
- a CDS encoding helix-hairpin-helix domain-containing protein — protein MMDSDIFDLLENLTDENEDLEYYEILENLIQDKIDINKASERDLLQIPFLTQQDAKEILKTRKILKEYSSFNDFQFIKNVNPDLILLLKLFVKIISKENARTSHSLIFRSRILNELQERKGFTDNKFIGNKLKTNNRLKAKLNDFSTGIIIEKDAGETSYADHYSGYFSFMGNGLLKHIIAGDYMVEFGQGLTLWSPYSISKNAEVSNNIKKQRFIIPHLSADENNFLRGIAFHSNLNFLELGAFYSYNKIDASLDNMGNISSILQSGHHRTENEINNFNNVNLQNYGAFLSYNLNSNISLDFLHFGNIFENNIVMKNRPYPNGKKFSYSAVSYNLFFNVLNVAGEISKFENAAAFINNIYFNFSKALQLSVSYRNYNKEYFSFFASGFGENSNTNSEKGFYFGIKSNTEFGKVNFYYDIFSFPFSNNLIGFNSTGDDVLLTLERKIFSALKVNFKLKIENKEMLFENNYKENIGQYSKTNYRLSFEYNVSKTIYGRSRIELMQYKEFSNKENGFLIYQDVKLKLDEKLFLSSRYIFFQTDSYNSRIYEFENDLSGVFSNNALFGEGFRFYFLIQYKIFHNVNLSIKYSDTFKPNETSLGSSYSEIIGNVDNKLSLQFDLTL, from the coding sequence ATGATGGATTCTGATATTTTTGACTTGCTTGAAAATTTAACCGATGAAAATGAAGATTTGGAATATTATGAAATTTTGGAAAACCTTATTCAGGATAAAATTGATATAAATAAAGCTTCAGAAAGAGATCTTTTACAAATTCCATTTTTAACTCAGCAAGACGCAAAGGAAATATTAAAAACCAGAAAAATTTTAAAAGAATATTCATCATTCAATGACTTCCAATTTATTAAAAACGTTAACCCGGATTTAATCTTACTGCTGAAATTATTTGTAAAAATTATTTCAAAAGAAAATGCAAGAACTTCACATTCTTTAATTTTTAGATCAAGAATTTTAAATGAACTGCAGGAACGTAAAGGTTTTACTGACAATAAATTTATCGGCAATAAACTTAAAACCAATAACAGATTAAAAGCAAAACTTAATGATTTTTCTACCGGAATTATTATTGAAAAGGACGCCGGAGAAACTTCTTATGCCGATCATTATTCCGGTTACTTTTCTTTTATGGGAAATGGATTATTGAAACATATCATTGCCGGCGACTATATGGTTGAATTTGGACAAGGTCTTACCTTATGGAGTCCTTATTCAATTTCAAAAAATGCCGAAGTATCAAATAATATTAAAAAACAAAGATTTATTATTCCCCATTTATCGGCAGATGAAAATAATTTTCTAAGAGGAATTGCCTTCCACTCAAATTTAAATTTTTTGGAATTGGGAGCTTTTTATTCTTATAATAAAATTGATGCATCTCTAGACAATATGGGAAACATAAGCAGTATTTTGCAATCCGGTCATCATAGGACTGAAAATGAAATTAATAATTTTAACAATGTAAATTTGCAAAATTACGGGGCATTTCTAAGCTATAATTTAAATTCAAATATAAGTCTTGATTTTCTGCACTTTGGAAATATTTTTGAAAATAACATAGTAATGAAGAACAGACCGTATCCTAATGGAAAAAAATTTTCATATTCCGCAGTAAGTTATAACTTGTTTTTTAACGTCCTTAATGTTGCTGGAGAAATATCAAAATTTGAAAATGCAGCAGCATTTATAAACAATATATATTTTAATTTCTCAAAAGCTCTGCAATTATCAGTTTCATATAGAAATTATAACAAAGAATATTTTAGCTTTTTTGCTTCTGGTTTCGGAGAGAATTCCAATACAAATAGTGAAAAAGGATTTTATTTCGGGATAAAATCAAATACGGAATTTGGTAAGGTAAATTTTTATTACGACATTTTTTCATTTCCCTTTTCAAATAATTTAATAGGCTTTAATTCTACCGGTGATGATGTATTGTTAACTCTTGAACGAAAAATCTTTTCCGCTTTAAAGGTGAACTTCAAATTAAAAATTGAAAATAAAGAAATGTTATTTGAAAATAATTACAAAGAAAACATTGGTCAATATTCTAAAACAAATTACAGATTGTCATTTGAGTATAATGTTTCGAAAACAATATATGGCAGGAGCAGAATTGAGCTGATGCAGTATAAGGAATTCTCAAATAAAGAAAACGGATTTTTAATCTATCAGGACGTAAAATTAAAATTGGATGAAAAATTATTTTTAAGTTCAAGATATATTTTTTTTCAAACCGATTCGTACAATTCCAGAATTTATGAATTTGAAAATGATTTATCGGGAGTATTTAGCAATAACGCGTTATTTGGTGAAGGATTTAGATTTTACTTTTTAATTCAGTATAAAATCTTTCACAATGTAAATCTTTCAATTAAATATTCAGATACATTTAAGCCGAACGAAACATCACTTGGTTCAAGCTATTCGGAAATTATCGGAAACGTTGATAATAAATTAAGCTTGCAGTTTGACTTAACTTTATAG
- a CDS encoding DUF4835 family protein, with amino-acid sequence MKKLTFILAFLFAGYISAQELNAKVTINTEKLESLGKDNLEDFAQILQDYLNNNKFTGDDWQGERIECNFQLFFTSSSENTYNAQAVITSSRDVYNSETKSLMLKVQDNNISFNYEKNQSMYFNPSEFNPLVSLLDYYAFLIIGLDMDSYQPLAGNEFYTKASDIAILGSNSTFSKGWAIETSAYNKRGLVDDLLRSNFHQFRIDFYDYHYNGLDLMADDKAEGTKNIVKLINDLDGIYDKIGRMNLLLKVFFDTKHKEIYANLKDYPDKSIFKLLKKIDPSHISTYEQGIMD; translated from the coding sequence ATGAAGAAGTTAACATTTATATTGGCGTTTTTATTCGCCGGGTATATTTCAGCGCAAGAGCTTAACGCAAAAGTTACAATCAATACAGAAAAACTTGAATCGCTTGGCAAAGACAATTTAGAAGATTTTGCGCAAATTCTTCAAGATTATTTGAACAATAATAAATTTACCGGAGACGATTGGCAAGGGGAAAGGATTGAGTGCAATTTTCAACTGTTTTTTACATCTTCCAGTGAAAATACTTATAACGCGCAAGCCGTTATAACAAGCAGCAGAGATGTTTACAATTCGGAAACAAAATCGCTGATGCTCAAAGTGCAGGATAATAACATAAGTTTTAATTATGAAAAAAACCAATCTATGTATTTTAATCCATCTGAGTTTAACCCGTTGGTAAGCTTGTTGGATTATTACGCGTTTTTAATAATTGGTTTAGATATGGATTCTTATCAGCCACTTGCAGGAAATGAATTTTACACCAAAGCTTCAGATATTGCGATTTTAGGTTCAAACAGCACATTTTCAAAAGGATGGGCAATAGAAACTTCAGCGTATAATAAAAGAGGTTTGGTTGATGATTTATTAAGGTCAAATTTTCATCAATTCAGAATAGATTTTTATGATTATCATTATAACGGTCTAGATTTGATGGCAGATGATAAAGCTGAAGGAACCAAGAATATTGTGAAATTAATTAATGATTTGGACGGAATTTACGATAAAATTGGAAGAATGAATTTACTGCTAAAGGTATTTTTTGATACAAAACATAAGGAAATATACGCGAATCTAAAAGATTATCCGGATAAATCAATTTTCAAATTATTGAAAAAGATTGACCCTTCGCATATCTCGACATATGAACAGGGAATAATGGATTAA
- a CDS encoding GNAT family N-acetyltransferase, producing MDEIIVKQITVKEIKNFLKLAFNIYKNDPNWVPPLYMDKLKILNKYKNPFFKDGNNDMELFIAYINNEPVGRIAAIKNVTHNEVHNDNVGFFGFFESINNQQVANKLLDTAKDWLKKNGFSAMRGPANPTVNDEYGLLIDGFDDTPRLLMTYNPKYYLDLFDNYGLKKAKDLYAYDIQNSEMSKNEKIKRVAEIVRKRYNITIRSVDMKNFQHELDIFKMVYNKSWAANWGFVPMSDAEIDAAAKDLKPLIKPDFVFFAEINGEPIGAVLAMPDYNQIFKTMKGRLFPLQFLKLYTQKKKMTWARIITLGVIPEHRNKGIDGLLYYECLVRAAKNGIYQGEASWILEDNLMMNRGAETMNGRIYKKYRIYEKEI from the coding sequence ATGGACGAAATTATTGTAAAGCAAATCACCGTTAAAGAAATTAAAAATTTTTTAAAACTTGCTTTTAACATTTATAAAAACGATCCGAATTGGGTTCCGCCTCTTTACATGGATAAATTGAAAATATTAAACAAATATAAAAATCCTTTTTTTAAAGACGGCAATAATGATATGGAATTGTTTATTGCCTATATAAATAATGAACCCGTTGGCAGAATTGCCGCAATTAAAAATGTAACCCATAATGAAGTTCATAACGATAATGTCGGTTTTTTTGGATTTTTTGAATCTATTAACAATCAGCAAGTTGCAAATAAACTTTTAGATACTGCTAAAGATTGGCTGAAGAAAAATGGTTTTTCCGCAATGCGCGGACCGGCAAATCCCACGGTAAATGACGAGTACGGACTTTTAATTGATGGTTTTGATGATACACCCAGATTATTAATGACTTACAACCCAAAATATTATTTAGATTTATTTGATAATTACGGATTAAAAAAAGCTAAAGATCTTTATGCTTATGATATTCAGAATTCCGAAATGAGTAAAAATGAAAAAATAAAAAGAGTAGCTGAGATTGTTAGAAAACGTTATAACATTACTATTCGTTCGGTTGATATGAAAAATTTTCAACATGAATTAGATATATTTAAAATGGTCTATAATAAATCTTGGGCTGCAAATTGGGGATTTGTTCCGATGTCAGATGCTGAAATTGATGCGGCTGCAAAAGACTTAAAACCACTTATTAAACCGGATTTTGTATTTTTTGCGGAAATAAATGGTGAACCAATTGGTGCTGTTTTAGCCATGCCGGATTACAATCAAATATTCAAAACAATGAAAGGTCGTTTGTTCCCTCTTCAATTTTTGAAGTTATATACTCAAAAGAAGAAAATGACCTGGGCTCGTATTATTACACTTGGCGTTATTCCAGAACACAGAAATAAAGGAATAGACGGACTTTTATATTATGAATGCTTAGTAAGAGCCGCAAAAAATGGTATTTATCAGGGCGAAGCAAGCTGGATTCTTGAAGATAACCTAATGATGAACCGCGGTGCTGAAACTATGAACGGCCGAATCTATAAAAAATACAGAATTTACGAAAAAGAAATTTAA
- a CDS encoding aminotransferase class I/II-fold pyridoxal phosphate-dependent enzyme, with the protein MGVYPYFRAVEENEGPIVSIEGRKIIMAGSNNYLGLTGHPKVREAAIDAIHRYGTGCSGSRYLTGTIDLHIELENRLAKFLGKEAVLLFSTGYQTAQGIIPTLVQRGDYLISDKDNHACIVAGNLIARGATVELLRYKHNDMVDLERVLSKLPKDAAKLIVSDGVFSTGGEIVELPKLVELAKSNNAKLLIDDAHSVGVIGKGGRGTASEFNLVNEVDMTMGTFSKTFASLGGFVASEAKVIDYIKHHAPALIFSASPTPASVAAALAALNILEEQPELVDKLIWNAQYIRKGFLDAGFNVIEGRTGIVPVIVGSDELAFKMWRMLYDEGIFVNAFISPGVPPGRQMMRTSYMATHEESHLNQIIDKFKLIGKQLGLV; encoded by the coding sequence ATGGGAGTTTATCCTTATTTTAGAGCAGTAGAAGAAAATGAAGGACCCATTGTTTCTATTGAAGGCAGAAAAATTATTATGGCGGGCTCAAATAATTATTTGGGTTTGACAGGCCACCCAAAAGTAAGGGAAGCGGCAATTGATGCAATTCACCGATATGGTACTGGATGTTCGGGGTCAAGATACTTAACTGGAACTATTGATTTACATATTGAATTAGAAAATCGATTGGCAAAATTTTTAGGGAAAGAAGCAGTTTTATTATTTAGTACAGGATATCAAACTGCACAAGGTATTATACCGACTTTAGTACAGCGAGGTGATTATTTGATTTCCGATAAGGATAATCACGCTTGTATAGTTGCCGGAAATTTAATCGCTAGAGGCGCAACAGTTGAACTTTTAAGATACAAACATAATGATATGGTTGATCTTGAAAGAGTTTTAAGTAAGTTACCAAAAGATGCCGCAAAGCTAATTGTTAGTGACGGTGTTTTCAGCACAGGCGGTGAGATTGTTGAATTACCAAAGCTTGTTGAATTGGCAAAGTCTAATAACGCTAAGTTATTAATAGATGATGCTCATTCTGTTGGCGTTATAGGAAAAGGCGGACGCGGAACCGCAAGCGAATTTAATTTAGTAAACGAAGTTGATATGACAATGGGTACTTTCAGCAAAACTTTTGCTTCTTTGGGCGGATTTGTGGCAAGTGAAGCAAAAGTAATCGATTATATTAAACACCATGCTCCGGCTTTAATTTTTAGTGCCTCTCCAACCCCTGCTTCAGTTGCTGCTGCTTTGGCAGCATTAAATATTTTAGAAGAGCAACCTGAATTGGTCGATAAATTGATTTGGAATGCTCAATATATTAGAAAAGGATTTTTGGATGCCGGATTTAATGTTATAGAGGGAAGAACGGGAATTGTACCTGTTATTGTTGGCAGCGATGAGTTGGCATTTAAAATGTGGAGAATGTTATATGATGAAGGAATATTTGTAAATGCATTTATTTCTCCAGGCGTGCCGCCGGGAAGACAAATGATGCGCACAAGTTATATGGCAACACACGAAGAAAGTCATTTAAATCAAATTATTGATAAATTTAAATTGATTGGTAAACAATTAGGTTTAGTATAA